A single window of Aspergillus oryzae RIB40 DNA, chromosome 8 DNA harbors:
- a CDS encoding putative kinesin family protein (KinA) (kinesin (SMY1 subfamily)): MAITDQFSVVVARFRPQNKVELSSGGEPIVEFENEQSCQISSKEGTGSFTFDRVFPMNSKQTDIFDFSIRPTVDDILNGYNGTVFAYGQTGAGKSYTMMGSDIDDDIGKGIIPRIVEQIFASILTSPSNIEYTVRVSYMEIYMERIRDLLVPQNDNLPVHEEKSRGVYVKGLLEVYVSSVQEVYEVMRRGGTARAVAATNMNQESSRSHSIFVITVTQKNLETGSAKSGQLFLVDLAGSEKVGKTGASGQTLEEAKKINKSLSALGMVINALTDGKSTHIPYRDSKLTRILQESLGGNSRTTLIINCSPSSYNDAETISTLRFGVRAKAIKNKAKVNAELSPAELKQLLRKAQSQVTNFESYISALETEVHVWRSGESVPKDRWTPGRNDVVSATKAEARPRPSTPSRLQEARSETPRPDSRVGDRSSTPSLVLEKDEREEFLRRENELQDQIAEKESHIVNVERGLREAREELRALKENSARSGKDNEKLNTEVNELRMQLEKVSYESKEAAITMDGLREANSELTTELDDVKQQLLDVRMKAKETSAALDEKEKKKAEKMAKMMAGFDLGGNVFSDNERKLQDLINRVDTLHQISEAGETIAPDDLLELRTSLSETQGLIRQAELTMNDRGELSELQDSRRIEVEQKLADLERDYEKLLERNLGEEDVEEIRERLEKVYVTRKDAEMQAASELRKEIAHKDEELSKLRQSLADSQTRVSTNGAAGKNLQQQIAEFDAMKKSLMRDLQNRCERVVELEISLDDAREQYNNVLRSSNNRAQQKKMAFLERNLEQLTHVQRQLVEQNSSLKKEVAIAERKLIARNERIASLESLLQESQEKLTQANHRFEAQLTAVKERLEAAKQGSTRGLPSMDSGGNFSFGGSRIAKPLRGGGGGSESSAPVAGVQSQETGKRTSWFFDRR; this comes from the exons ATGGC CATTACTGACCAGTTCTCCGTAGTGGTTGCGAGGTTCCGACCGCAAAACAAAGTTGAATTGTCTTCCGGAGGAGAACCCATTGTAGAATTCGAAAATGAGCAATCATGTCAGATCAGT TCCAAAGAAGGCACCGgctccttcaccttcgacCGGGTCTTTCCCATGAACTCGAAGCAAACGGACATCTTCGATTTCTCTATCCGACCCACCGTCGATGATATCTTGAATGGTTATAACGGAACGGTTTTTGCCTATGGTCAGACTGGTGCGGGTAAGTCATATACGATGATGGGATCCGATATCGACGACGACATCGGCAAAGGTATCATCCCCCGTATCGTCGAGCAGATCTTCGCCAGCATTCTTACTAGCCCGAGTAATATCGAGTATACGGTGCGAGTCAGTTACATGGAAATTTATATGGAGCGTATTCGCGATCTGTTGGTGCCACAAAACGATAACCTTCCTGTGCACGAGGAAAAGTCCAGAGGTGTCTACGTCAAGGGCCTACTAGAGGTATATGTTTCTAGTGTGCAGGAAGTGTACGAAGTGATGCGCCGTGGTGGCACAGCACGAGCAGTCGCTGCGACCAACATGAACCAGGAGTCGTCTCGTTCCCATTCCATCTTCGTCATTACGGTTACGCAGAAGAACCTCGAGACTGGTTCTGCAAAGAGTGGTCAACTTTTCCTGGTCGATTTGGCCGGTAGCGAAAAAGTTGGGAAGACGGGTGCCAGTGGTCAGACACTGGAAGAGGCGAAGAAAATCAACAAGAGTCTGAGTGCTCTTGGTATGGTCATTAATGCGCTGACGGATGGCAAATCCACCCACATCCCGTATCGTGACTCGAAACTCACCCGAATCCTGCAGGAGAGTTTGGGAGGTAACTCAAGGACCACTTTGATTATCAACTGCTCTCCCAGTAGCTACAACGATGCGGAAACCATTTCGACCTTGCGATTCGGTGTGCGAGCCAAGGcaatcaagaacaaggcGAAGGTTAATGCCGAATTGAGTCCCGCCGAATTGAAACAGCTGCTACGCAAAGCGCAGAGCCAGGTGACCAACTTCGAGAGCTACATATCGGCACTGGAGACTGAAGTCCATGTATGGCGGAGTGGCGAGAGTGTTCCCAAGGATCGATGGACTCCAGGAAGGAATGACGTTGTCAGTGCGACGAAGGCCGAAGCTCGACCCCGCCCTAGCACTCCATCTCGACTTCAAGAGGCTCGGTCAGAAACCCCTCGTCCCGACTCGAGAGTCGGTGATCGCTCGAGCACCCCTAGTCTTGTacttgagaaggatgagagggaggagttCCTCAGGCGCGAAAATGAGCTACAAGATCAGATCGCTGAGAAGGAATCGCATATTGTCAATGTCGAAAGGGGCCTGCGCGAGGCACGGGAAGAGCTCCGGGCATTGAAGGAGAACTCCGCACGCTCGGGTAAGGACAACGAAAAGTTGAACACTGAGGTCAACGAGCTCCGCATGcagctggagaaggtttcGTATGAAAGCAAGGAGGCTGCCATCACCATGGATGGTCTTCGGGAGGCCAATTCGGAGTTAACAACCGAACTGGATGATGTCAAGCAGCAACTTCTCGACGTGCGaatgaaggccaaggagaCCAGTGCTGCATTagacgagaaggagaagaaaaaggcagagaagatggcgaagatgaTGGCTGGATTTGACCTCGGAGGCAACGTATTCTCCGATAACGAGCGCAAACTTCAGGATCTCATCAACCGTGTTGATACATTGCACCAGATTAGCGAAGCGGGCGAGACCATTGCGCCGGACGACCTCCTGGAGCTTCGCACGAGTTTGTCGGAGACCCAAGGTCTTATCCGGCAGGCCGAATTGACCATGAATGACCGGGGCGAGCTGAGTGAGCTGCAGGACAGCCGTAGAATAGAAGTTGAGCAGAAGCTGGCTGACCTCGAGCGGGACTATGAGAAACTTCTGGAACGCAACTTGGGAGAGGAGGACGTGGAGGAGATCCGGGAGAGATTAGAAAAGGTCTATGTCACCCGGAAAGACGCCGAAATGCAGGCAGCCTCGGAACTTCGCAAGGAGATTGCGCAcaaggatgaagaactcAGCAAGCTGCGCCAGTCTCTTGCCGACTCGCAGACTCGCGTGTCGACGAACGGGGCCGCGGGCAAGAACCTGCAGCAACAGATTGCTGAATTTGATGCCATGAAGAAATCCCTCATGCGCGATCTGCAAAATCGCTGTGAGCGTGTCGTGGAACTGGAGATTTCTCTGGACGACGCCCGCGAGCAATACAACAACGTGTTGCGCTCTTCCAACAACCGCGctcagcagaagaagatggcattcttggagCGCAACCTTGAGCAATTGACCCATGTACAGCGGCAGCTGGTAGAACAGAACAGCAGCTtgaagaaggaggttgctATTGCAGAGAGGAAGCTGATCGCCCGAAACGAGCGCATCGCAAGCTTGGAGAGCCTGCTCCAGGAGAGCCAGGAGAAATTGACCCAGGCTAATCATCG TTTTGAAGCTCAACTTACTGCTGTCAAAGAGAGACTCGAGGCTGCGAAGCAGGGCTCTACCAGGGGTCTTCCGAGTATGGATAGTGGCGGCAATTTTAGTTTTGGCGGCTCGAGAATCGCGAAGCCGCTCcgtggcggcggcggaggatcCGAGAGCAGTGCTCCGGTTGCCGGAGTCCAGTCCCAGGAGACGGGAAAGCGCACCAGCTGGTTCTTTGATAGACGATGA
- the ubc2 gene encoding E2 ubiquitin-conjugating protein RAD6 (ubiquitin-protein ligase), which produces MSTSARRRLMRDFKRMQTDPPAGVSASPVADNVMTWNAVIIGPADTPFEDGTFRLVMHFEEQYPNKPPGVKFISQMFHPNVYGTGELCLDILQNRWSPTYDVAAILTSIQSLLNDPNTSSPANVEASNLYKDNRKEYIKRVRETVEKSWED; this is translated from the exons CGTATGCAAACCGACCCTCCTGCCGGTGTCTCGGCCTCTCCGGTAGCTGACAATGTGATGACCTG GAATGCCGTTATCATCGGTCCTGCTGATACTCCTTTTGAGGATGGCACATTCCGTCTTGTCATGCACTTTGAAGAACAGTACCCAAACAAGCCCCCTGGCGTTAAATTCATCAGCCAGATGTTCCATCCCAATGTATACGGCACGGGCGAACTGTGCCTGGATATTTTGCAAAATCGTTGGAGCCCAACGTATGACGTGGCGGCCATTCTCACTAGTATTCAAAG TCTGCTTAATGACCCAAACACATCATCACCTGCCAATGTTGAGGCATCCAATCTCTACAAAGACAACCGGAAGGAGTACATCAAGCGCGTGCGTGAGACTGTCGAGAAGAGCTGGGAAGACTAG